AGATTATTCCGTGCGAATTAATATTTTAAAGAAAAATCACATTGCAATTTGGGATGTTATAGATTCCTGCGAAAGAAAAGGAAGCCTTGATTCTGAAATTAAAAATGAAGAAGCTAATCAGATTGAAAAACTGTTAGAAAATTATCCAAATATAAAAGCTGTTTTCTGTAACGGTGGAAAGTCGTATAAAAATCTACAGAAGTTATTAGGCAAAAATTTTAGAATTCCAATTTATTTATTGCCTTCTACAAGCCCGCTTCACACGATTTCTTTTGAAAGAAAATTTGAGGATTGGAAAAAGGTATTAGATTATTTATAAACTTTAAATATTTCCAATTAAAAAGATATATTTGTGCTTCACACATACTTTTATATGAAGAAAAATTTTTTGCTACTGTTTTGTTTTATTTCAAGCTTTGCTTTTTCGCAGTATAGTTTTGATTATAAATGTTATGATAATGAAACCCAAATTAAAGGTGAATATAAAGGCAATAAAAGAATCAATATAATCTATTTTAATTCGAAAAATAAAGATTTAATGGCCTATGATTATTATTTTTCTCAACAACCACTAAGGAGTTTTTTGTTATATAATTTTGAGACTAATAATTTATTTTCATATTCAATCAATCATAAAAGTGAATTTTCAAGTTTAAATCTAATCCATTCGTTTCCAATAAAAATTTACCAAGACGAAATAAAAATAGAACGGGTAGATGTAGAAGAAGTCTCGGGAAATATATGGATAATTAAAGCATTTCCATCTCAAAAAAGTAATAAATCTAAGCTTGAATTAAAAGTTGTATTAGAAAAAAGTGATTTCCCAATGCCAAGAATCAGATTTATGGATCTTTCCTCTAATATTCACAATAAAATATATGATGCACTCTTATCTAAATTAGTTTCTACAAATTATCAAATTATCAGTGTTACTACCGATTACAAAAATGGTGTAATTATGCATGAGGATATTTCACAATGTGAAAAAATAAATTTAAAGATCTTGACAAAAGAAAAATCTAACTATGAAATCAAAAAATAAGCGACTAAACTTAGTCGCTTATTTCTAAGAATATTTTTATTTTTCAACTCGATAAACCTCTTCATAAGGCTGTATCAAAACCCATCCATTTCCGGAAAACTTCATCTGAAATTCTTCGCCACTTCCTCTTCCGATTAAACTTTTAAAAGAAACATTGGTTTTTAGTTCAGGGCTTAAATTTCCAGACCAGGCTACAGTAGCATTCGGGTCTGTAAAAACTGGTGAATCCGGGGTTACCAATAAAGTTAAAGGCTCACCGTGAGTGGTAATTGCGATATGTCCTGTTCCTGAAAGTTTTACCTGAAACAATCCGCCCGACATTACTCCAGCAATACTTTTCAGCATGGTGATATCACTTTTTATACTTTGTTCGTGTGCCAAAACATCATTTCCGTTCACACAAACTGTTTCATTATTTAGATATAAAATCCTTACTTTTTTTCCATCATCTGCAACGTACAGTTTTCCGGTTCCTTCGGCTTTCATCAGTTTAGAACCTTCACCGCTGATTGCTTTTTTTAATAAATTCCCAAGTCCGCCCGAAAGCATTCCCTGTCTTTCAAAATTGATATTGCCGATATAACCAACCACGCTTCCTGTTTTTGTCCAGACCGCCTGATTATTTAAATTGATTTCTAAAAGCGCTGGTTTTTCCAGTTCGAAATAATCTCTTTCAAGAGGATTTTCTTTTGTTTCATTGACAAAAGATTCAATAGAATATTTGCTCATCGTATATATTTTTGATTAAGCCAAAATAATCATTTTTTAGATGATAATACATTAAAAATAATAAAATTTCTAGCCTCTAACCATCATGAATAAAGAGGAGTGAAATAAACACTTGACAAAGGGGTGTAGAATGTTGTATATTTGCACCTCGAAAATTACACCATGTAATTTCAAATAATTTTTAAACCGTAATTTAAAAAATGAAGACATCCGATTTTAATTTTGATCTCCCTGAAGAATTATTAGCTGAGCATCCTTCTGAACATAGAGATGAATCAAGGCTTATGGTTCTTGATAGAAAAGCTCAAACTATAGAACATAAATTATTCAAAGACGTAGTAGATTATTTCGACGAGAAAGATTTGTTCATTTTCAATAATACTAAAGTTTTCCCAGCTCGTCTTTACGGAAATAAAGAAAAAACAGGAGCTAAGATTGAAGTTTTCTTGTTGAGAGAACTAGATAAAGAAACTCGTGTTTGGGATGTTTTGGTAGATCCTGCAAGAAAAATAAGAATTGGTAATAAATTATTCTTTACTGAAGATGAATCTTTGGTTGCTGAGGTGATCGATAACACAACTTCAAGAGGTAGAACTTTAAGATTCTTATTTGATGGTTCTTATGAAGAATTCAGATCAAAATTGAAAGAATTAGGAGAAACTCCGCTTCCTAAATATATCAAAAGAGATGTAGAGCCAGAAGATGCTGAAAGATATCAGACGATTTATGCAAAAGTAGAAGGAGCTGTAGCAGCACCAACTGCAGGTTTGCACTTCTCTAAGCATTTAATGAAAAGATTAGAAATCAAAGGAATTGATTTTGCTGAGGTAACGCTTCACGTTGGATTAGGAACTTTCAACCCAATCGAGGTAGAAGATCTTTCAAAGCATAAAATGGAATCTGAAGAGATTATCATCGATGAAAAAAATGCTGAAATCATCAACAAAGCTGTTCAGGAAAACAGAAGAGTTTGTGCAGTAGGAACTACAACGATGAGAGCAATTGAAACTTCTGTTTCTTCAAACAGAAAAATTTCAGCTTTCAATGGTTGGACTAATAAATTCATTTATCCGCCACACGATTTTGGAATTGCTAATACAATGATTACCAATTTCCATACACCAAAATCTACTTTGATGATGATGATTGCTGCATTTGCAGGAAAAGATTTCCTAATGCATGCCTATGAAGAAGCCGTAAAAGAAAAGTATAAATTCTATTCTTACGGTGACGCAATGCTAATTATTTAAAAAGATAATAGGAATTAGGATTTAGGGCTTAGTTTGTCCCT
Above is a genomic segment from Chryseobacterium mulctrae containing:
- a CDS encoding DNA-deoxyinosine glycosylase gives rise to the protein MQNRISSFPPFIDEQSEILILGSIPGVKSLEKQQYYAHPQNKFWKIIFELFNEEFTEDYSVRINILKKNHIAIWDVIDSCERKGSLDSEIKNEEANQIEKLLENYPNIKAVFCNGGKSYKNLQKLLGKNFRIPIYLLPSTSPLHTISFERKFEDWKKVLDYL
- a CDS encoding AIM24 family protein, which encodes MSKYSIESFVNETKENPLERDYFELEKPALLEINLNNQAVWTKTGSVVGYIGNINFERQGMLSGGLGNLLKKAISGEGSKLMKAEGTGKLYVADDGKKVRILYLNNETVCVNGNDVLAHEQSIKSDITMLKSIAGVMSGGLFQVKLSGTGHIAITTHGEPLTLLVTPDSPVFTDPNATVAWSGNLSPELKTNVSFKSLIGRGSGEEFQMKFSGNGWVLIQPYEEVYRVEK
- the queA gene encoding tRNA preQ1(34) S-adenosylmethionine ribosyltransferase-isomerase QueA is translated as MKTSDFNFDLPEELLAEHPSEHRDESRLMVLDRKAQTIEHKLFKDVVDYFDEKDLFIFNNTKVFPARLYGNKEKTGAKIEVFLLRELDKETRVWDVLVDPARKIRIGNKLFFTEDESLVAEVIDNTTSRGRTLRFLFDGSYEEFRSKLKELGETPLPKYIKRDVEPEDAERYQTIYAKVEGAVAAPTAGLHFSKHLMKRLEIKGIDFAEVTLHVGLGTFNPIEVEDLSKHKMESEEIIIDEKNAEIINKAVQENRRVCAVGTTTMRAIETSVSSNRKISAFNGWTNKFIYPPHDFGIANTMITNFHTPKSTLMMMIAAFAGKDFLMHAYEEAVKEKYKFYSYGDAMLII